Proteins from a single region of Isachenkonia alkalipeptolytica:
- the rsxC gene encoding electron transport complex subunit RsxC, which produces MKVFSFKGGTHPPERKDYTAHLALEKAKDPEVVTIPLQQHIGAPCDALVEAGDYVKVGQKIGQAGGFVSAPVHASVSGTVKEIAMKPAVNGEVLSVDIESDGKNQVHESVQKKGSIENLSGDEIKEVIKEAGIVGMGGATFPTHVKLSPPPEKTIDTVILNGAECEPYLTADHRLMLEHPREVVVGLKAIMKVLDVSTGYIGIENNKLDAVETMQKAVEKEENIEVVVVKTKYPQGAEKQLIDACTGRIVPSGALPMEIGVVVNNIGTAYQICQSIETGMPLIERVTTFSGRILENPKNLWVKIGTPVNELVQQCGGLKEPLGKIIMGGPMTGMAVSTDKLPITKGTSGVVFFNREEGTIPEPENCIRCSACVDVCPVYLQPLYISAYALIDNMDMAEKYYPMDCIECGACSYVCPSKRPLLESIRIAKGEIQAKNRK; this is translated from the coding sequence GTGAAAGTGTTTTCATTTAAAGGAGGTACACATCCACCGGAAAGAAAGGATTATACCGCTCACTTAGCATTAGAAAAAGCAAAGGATCCAGAAGTTGTAACGATCCCATTGCAACAACACATCGGGGCTCCCTGCGATGCATTAGTAGAAGCGGGAGACTACGTAAAGGTTGGCCAGAAAATTGGACAAGCAGGAGGCTTTGTATCCGCACCAGTTCACGCCAGTGTTTCCGGAACTGTAAAGGAAATAGCGATGAAACCGGCTGTTAACGGGGAAGTATTATCCGTTGACATCGAGTCCGATGGAAAAAACCAAGTGCATGAGTCAGTTCAAAAGAAGGGAAGTATTGAAAACCTTAGTGGTGATGAGATCAAAGAAGTCATTAAGGAAGCCGGGATTGTAGGGATGGGAGGGGCAACATTTCCTACCCATGTAAAACTATCGCCGCCGCCGGAGAAAACCATAGATACGGTGATATTAAATGGAGCGGAATGTGAACCCTATTTAACTGCGGATCATCGTTTGATGTTGGAACATCCGAGAGAGGTTGTAGTCGGTCTTAAGGCGATTATGAAAGTATTGGACGTAAGCACAGGATATATCGGCATTGAAAATAACAAACTAGATGCCGTTGAAACGATGCAAAAAGCAGTAGAAAAAGAAGAGAACATTGAAGTTGTTGTGGTAAAAACGAAGTACCCTCAAGGTGCAGAAAAGCAATTAATCGACGCCTGTACCGGCAGGATTGTTCCTTCGGGAGCTTTACCCATGGAAATAGGGGTTGTAGTGAATAATATCGGAACCGCATATCAGATTTGTCAATCTATTGAAACCGGTATGCCGCTGATAGAAAGAGTAACTACTTTTAGTGGAAGGATTTTAGAGAATCCGAAGAATTTATGGGTCAAAATCGGAACACCAGTCAATGAACTTGTACAACAATGTGGCGGATTAAAGGAACCTCTCGGCAAAATTATTATGGGAGGACCCATGACGGGTATGGCAGTAAGCACTGACAAACTTCCTATTACGAAGGGAACTTCCGGCGTAGTCTTTTTTAACCGAGAAGAAGGAACCATACCGGAACCAGAGAACTGCATTCGATGCTCCGCTTGTGTGGACGTTTGTCCTGTTTATTTACAGCCATTATATATCAGTGCCTATGCATTAATCGATAATATGGATATGGCTGAAAAATATTATCCGATGGACTGTATAGAGTGTGGAGCCTGTTCATACGTGTGCCCATCAAAGCGGCCGTTGCTAGAGAGTATACGAATTGCTAAAGGAGAAATACAAGCAAAAAATAGAAAATAA
- a CDS encoding RnfABCDGE type electron transport complex subunit D, whose amino-acid sequence MSDRLIVSSSPHLREDTSIQKIMVDVAIALIPATIASIYFFKAPAAMILLVTIISCLATEVVIQKIRNMPVTIHDGSALVTGMLLALNLPPTVPLWLPVVGSVFAIGIVKQLFGGVGQNFMNPALAARIMLTISYADRMTGWVEPGVDAVSTATPLTYVKDFTTVQQGAPSFVDLLIGDIGGSMGETSALLLIIGGIYLLYRRVISIRIPGIYILTVAIATLLYSGFNVEYMTFHLLSGSLMIGAIYMATDYASTPVTPRGRIYFALGCGILTATIRLFGGYAEGVGFSILLMNTMVPLIDRYTAPKVFGEVKKQNA is encoded by the coding sequence ATGAGTGATCGATTAATTGTATCTTCATCACCACATCTTAGAGAAGATACCTCGATTCAAAAAATCATGGTTGATGTTGCCATTGCCTTAATACCGGCAACTATTGCTTCAATTTATTTTTTTAAAGCGCCAGCAGCAATGATTTTATTAGTTACTATCATTTCCTGTTTGGCAACCGAGGTCGTGATCCAAAAAATTAGGAATATGCCGGTAACAATCCATGATGGAAGTGCCCTGGTTACAGGCATGTTGTTGGCATTGAACTTACCCCCTACTGTACCTTTATGGTTGCCGGTTGTGGGATCGGTATTTGCCATCGGTATTGTAAAACAGTTATTTGGTGGTGTAGGACAAAACTTTATGAATCCGGCTTTAGCCGCAAGAATTATGTTGACTATTTCCTACGCTGACCGTATGACCGGCTGGGTAGAACCCGGAGTGGATGCAGTATCAACAGCAACACCCCTTACCTACGTTAAAGATTTTACAACAGTACAACAAGGAGCGCCAAGTTTTGTAGATCTGCTGATTGGAGATATTGGTGGAAGTATGGGAGAAACCTCTGCTTTGTTGTTAATTATTGGGGGGATCTACCTGCTATATCGACGTGTGATTTCGATAAGAATTCCTGGAATATATATTTTAACCGTAGCGATTGCTACTTTGCTATACAGTGGTTTTAATGTTGAGTATATGACCTTTCACCTGCTTTCCGGGTCTCTGATGATCGGGGCTATTTATATGGCCACAGATTATGCTTCAACTCCTGTAACTCCAAGGGGAAGAATTTATTTTGCCCTGGGATGTGGTATTTTAACTGCCACGATCCGCTTATTCGGCGGCTATGCAGAGGGTGTAGGTTTTTCAATTTTGCTAATGAATACGATGGTTCCACTTATTGACCGATATACAGCTCCGAAAGTATTTGGGGAGGTGAAAAAGCAAAATGCGTGA
- a CDS encoding RnfABCDGE type electron transport complex subunit G: MREIIKLGLILLVITSVAGLILGGVNSMTADIIEERAIEESMEAIEAFFPGLEEAGIIEDGDILAYDLVEEVYEVSEGGNVIGYTIKTVANGYDGPIEVLTGINMDGEITGIEIISQTETPGLGDRITEEDFKDQFEGQSSDSEVEVDVLSGATVSSDAVVNGVNAAANVFEEELRD; this comes from the coding sequence ATGCGTGAGATTATTAAATTAGGATTGATTTTGTTGGTGATTACTTCTGTAGCAGGTTTGATTTTAGGTGGTGTTAACTCCATGACGGCGGATATCATCGAAGAAAGAGCCATTGAAGAAAGTATGGAAGCCATTGAAGCCTTTTTCCCAGGGTTGGAAGAAGCAGGAATTATAGAAGATGGAGATATACTTGCCTATGACCTGGTAGAAGAGGTTTATGAAGTAAGCGAAGGAGGTAATGTCATTGGCTACACCATAAAGACAGTAGCTAATGGATATGACGGACCGATAGAAGTTCTAACCGGGATTAATATGGACGGAGAGATAACCGGCATTGAAATCATAAGTCAGACAGAGACTCCGGGACTTGGAGACCGAATAACAGAAGAGGACTTTAAAGACCAGTTTGAGGGCCAATCATCGGACTCGGAAGTGGAAGTAGATGTGCTTTCCGGTGCAACGGTATCTTCTGATGCAGTGGTCAATGGAGTAAATGCAGCAGCTAATGTATTTGAAGAAGAGCTTAGAGACTAG
- the rsxE gene encoding electron transport complex subunit RsxE, protein MNMGNIVSNGIVKENPVFIQFLGMCPVLAVTGTATNGLGMGLATTAVLLGSNTVIALMKNFIPDKIRIPSFIVVIATFVTMIGMVMNAYLPDLYDALGIFIPLIVVNCLILGRAESFASKNSTPSSIVDGISMGLGFTLALVVLGAVRELFGSGAIFGVELLGEAYPAMGIMVQPPGAFLALGLLTALFNVVIVKRIK, encoded by the coding sequence ATGAATATGGGTAATATTGTTTCTAATGGTATCGTAAAAGAAAATCCGGTATTTATTCAGTTCCTGGGAATGTGTCCGGTTTTAGCCGTAACAGGGACTGCAACAAACGGACTCGGCATGGGTCTTGCAACAACGGCTGTTCTTTTAGGTTCCAATACTGTAATAGCTTTGATGAAAAACTTTATACCGGATAAAATTCGAATTCCCAGTTTTATCGTTGTTATAGCAACCTTTGTAACAATGATTGGAATGGTCATGAATGCATACCTCCCGGATCTTTATGATGCCCTGGGGATTTTCATTCCATTGATAGTAGTAAACTGTTTAATCTTAGGAAGAGCCGAATCTTTTGCCTCAAAAAACTCAACACCTTCATCCATCGTGGATGGGATCAGTATGGGGCTAGGTTTTACTTTAGCCCTTGTGGTCTTAGGCGCGGTTAGAGAATTATTTGGAAGTGGAGCAATCTTTGGTGTTGAATTATTAGGAGAGGCGTATCCCGCAATGGGAATCATGGTTCAACCTCCTGGTGCATTCTTGGCTCTAGGTTTGTTGACAGCACTTTTTAATGTAGTGATAGTAAAGCGAATCAAATAG